Proteins encoded within one genomic window of Ailuropoda melanoleuca isolate Jingjing chromosome 16, ASM200744v2, whole genome shotgun sequence:
- the FLRT1 gene encoding leucine-rich repeat transmembrane protein FLRT1, which produces MVVAHPTATATTTPAATVTATVVMTTATMDLRDWLFLCYGLIAFLTEVIDSTTCPSVCRCDNGFIYCNDRGLTSIPADIPDDATTLYLQNNQINNAGIPQDLKTKVNVQVIYLYENDLDEFPVNLPRSLRELHLQDNNVRTIARDSLARIPLLEKLHLDDNSVSTVSIEEDAFADSKQLKLLFLSRNHLSSIPSGLPRTLEELRLDDNRISTIPLHAFKGLNSLRRLVLDGNLLANQRIADDTFSRLQNLTELSLVRNSLAAPPLHLPSARLQKLYLQDNAISHIPYNTLAKMRELERLDLSNNNLTTLPRGLFDDLENLAQLLLRNNPWFCGCNLMWLRDWVKARAAVVNVRGLMCQGPEKVRGMAIKDITSEMDECFETGSQGGAANAAAKTTASNHASATTPQGSLFTLKAKRPGLRLPDSNLDYPMATGDGAKTLVIHVKPLTADSIRITWKATLPASSFRLSWLRLGHSPAVGSITETLVQGDKTEYLLTALEPKSTYIICMVTMETGNTYVADETPVCAKAETADSYGPTTTLNQEQNVDPMAGLPLAGIIGGAVALVFLFLVLGAICWYVHRAGELLTRDRAYNRGSRKKDDYMESGTKKDNSILEIRGPGLQMLPINPYRAKEEYVVHTIFPSNGSSLCKGTHTIGYGTTRGYRDGGIPDIDYTYT; this is translated from the coding sequence ATGGTGGTGGCACACCCCaccgccaccgccaccaccacacCCGCTGCCACTGTCACAGCCACCGTCGTGATGACCACGGCCACCATGGACCTGCGGGACTGGCTTTTCCTCTGCTACGGGCTCATCGCCTTCCTGACGGAGGTCATCGACAGCACCACCTGCCCCTCAGTGTGCCGCTGTGACAACGGCTTCATCTACTGCAACGACCGGGGACTCACCTCCATCCCCGCCGACATCCCCGACGACGCCACCACCCTCTACCTGCAGAACAACCAGATCAACAACGCCGGCATCCCCCAGGACCTCAAGACCAAGGTCAACGTGCAGGTCATCTACCTGTACGAGAACGACCTGGACGAGTTCCCCGTCAACCTGCCCCGCTCCCTGCGGGAGCTGCACCTACAGGACAACAACGTGCGCACCATCGCCAGGGACTCGCTGGCCCGCATCCCGCTGCTGGAGAAGCTGCACCTGGACGACAACTCCGTGTCCACCGTCAGCATCGAGGAGGACGCCTTTGCCGACAGCAAGCAGCTCAAGCTGCTCTTCCTGAGCCGGAACCACCTGAGCAGCATCCCCTCAGGGCTGCCCCGCACGCTGGAGGAGCTGCGGCTGGATGACAACCGCATCTCCACCATCCCGCTGCACGCCTTCAAGGGCCTCAACAGCCTCCGGCGCCTGGTCCTCGACGGCAACCTGCTGGCCAACCAGCGCATCGCCGACGACACGTTCAGCCGCCTGCAGAACCTCACCGAGCTCTCGCTGGTGCGCAACTCCCTGGCCGCCCCCCCGCTCCACCTGCCCAGCGCCCGCCTGCAGAAGCTGTACCTGCAGGACAACGCCATCAGCCACATCCCCTACAATACGCTGGCCAAGATGCGCGAGCTGGAACGGCTGGACCTGTCCAACAACAACCTCACCACGCTGCCCCGTGGCCTGTTTGACGACCTGGAGAACCTGGCCCAGCTGCTCCTGCGGAACAACCCCTGGTTCTGCGGCTGTAACCTCATGTGGCTGCGGGACTGGGTGAAGGCGCGGGCGGCCGTGGTCAACGTACGAGGCCTCATGTGCCAGGGCCCCGAGAAGGTCCGGGGCATGGCCATCAAGGACATCACCAGCGAGATGGACGAGTGCTTCGAGACGGGGTCACAGGGAGGCGCGGCCAATGCTGCTGCCAAGACCACAGCCAGCAACCACGCCTCTGCCACCACACCCCAGGGCTCACTCTTCACCCTCAAGGCCAAGAGGCCAGGGCTGCGCCTCCCCGACTCCAACCTCGACTACCCCATGGCCACGGGCGATGGCGCCAAGACCCTGGTCATCCACGTGAAGCCCCTGACAGCCGACTCCATCCGCATCACCTGGAAGGCCACGCTCCCCGCCTCCTCCTTCCGGCTCAGCTGGCTACGCCTGGGCCACAGCCCAGCTGTGGGCTCCATCACAGAGACGCTGGTGCAGGGGGACAAGACGGAGTACCTGCTGACGGCTTTGGAGCCCAAGTCCACCTATATCATCTGCATGGTCACCATGGAGACCGGCAACACCTACGTGGCTGACGAGACACCCGTGTGCGCCAAGGCGGAGACGGCAGATAGCTACGGCCCCACCACCACGCTGAACCAGGAGCAGAACGTAGACCCCATGGCGGGCCTGCCCCTGGCGGGCATCATCGGTGGTGCCGTGGCCCTCGTCTTCCTCTTCCTGGTCCTAGGGGCCATCTGCTGGTACGTGCACCGGGCCGGGGAGCTGCTGACCCGGGACCGGGCCTACAATCGCGGCAGCCGGAAGAAGGACGACTATATGGAGTCCGGGACCAAGAAGGATAACTCCATCCTGGAAATCCGGGGCCCCGGGTTGCAAATGTTGCCCATCAACCCTTACCGCGCCAAAGAGGAGTACGTGGTCCACACCATCTTCCCCTCCAACGGCAGCAGCCTCTGTAAGGGCACGCACACCATCGGTTACGGCACCACCCGCGGCTACCGGGACGGCGGCATCCCCGACATAGACTACACCTACACATGA